Proteins encoded by one window of Dialister pneumosintes:
- a CDS encoding insulinase family protein: MKWNINDVIHGFKVKKMEYIHEVVSDAYELEHIQSGAKLLYLDNSDDNKVFYICFRTTPDNSKGTPHIMEHSTLCGSRKFPLKEPFVELIKGSLNTFLNAMTWPDKTMYPVASRNNQDFHNLMDVYLDAVFYPNCIKDPKILMQEGWHYEMENKEGPLTYNGVVYNEMKGALSSPEALLQNVAMEALFPDVTYAVESGGDPEVIPSLSFKEFTEFHRKFYHPSNSYLYLYGDMDIESTLQFIDEEYLSSFKKQVVDTEVKTQSTFSVRKECVGKFGITDEENETNKSIHALFTACDDHMSTANLLALKILNYTLIDMEGAPLKKALIDAGICNDVSGALETSLKQPVWTIEITGSNPDDKEKFANIVDTTIRKLTLGGIDKEMLTAALNRAEFILRESDFQGKPKGLYYGIHIMQMWLYDREPLQALRYEENLKILRNGIDEGYFEALLLKYFVQNEHQVLVTMNPEKGLTEKKNFAIAEQLEDFKQSLSDEQLNHIIETTKALKVRQASRDTEEALKTIPLLSRTDLNKKIEIFTQTESEICGITRLSYDDNTSGITYLNLFFNLNNLDSSEVSYAYLLMMVLESMNTVKYTYEDITRISNMYTGGLSFTVSCYGHKSNNEKYVPVVVVRGKSLTTNVDKMMELLGQILNHTDYRDTNRLKELLMEEKAAWDMSLFERGHSLVMQRLMSYYSKVAKFKEQGSLSYYYFLNELVATFDENSSIIIDKLKQVASKIFVKNNLTIQEVGGIEERAAVSKHIHLLIDDMLEGVPCNSTYFVFEDSVVNEGFLSSGKVQYVARGGNFRQHGFSYTGVLRVLETIVRFDYLWKNVRVLGGAYGAFTQFATNGDSFLCSYRDPNLSETLNVYKNMPEYIKNFNVSEREMTKYVIGTMASSEVQLTPLMKAERAMVMRYSGMTNEERQHIREEIINCSVEDIRNTADLVNCIVNAPYFCVLGSEEKIKAEHTLFNKVRSLRK, from the coding sequence ATGAAATGGAATATAAATGATGTGATACATGGTTTTAAAGTAAAAAAAATGGAATATATACATGAAGTGGTTTCTGATGCGTATGAATTGGAACATATACAATCTGGAGCTAAATTATTGTATTTAGATAATAGTGATGATAATAAAGTTTTTTATATTTGCTTTAGAACTACACCGGATAACTCAAAAGGAACTCCACATATTATGGAGCATTCTACGTTATGTGGATCCAGAAAATTTCCTCTTAAAGAACCTTTTGTAGAGCTTATTAAAGGTTCTTTAAATACATTTTTAAATGCGATGACTTGGCCGGATAAAACCATGTATCCCGTAGCAAGTAGAAACAATCAAGATTTTCATAATTTAATGGATGTTTATTTAGATGCTGTATTTTATCCTAATTGTATTAAAGATCCTAAAATTTTAATGCAAGAAGGATGGCATTATGAAATGGAGAATAAAGAAGGTCCATTAACTTACAATGGTGTTGTTTACAATGAAATGAAAGGAGCGTTATCTTCTCCGGAAGCATTATTGCAAAATGTGGCAATGGAGGCATTGTTTCCGGATGTTACTTATGCAGTGGAATCCGGTGGAGATCCTGAGGTTATTCCAAGTCTTTCTTTTAAAGAATTCACAGAATTTCATAGAAAATTTTATCACCCTTCAAATAGTTATTTATATCTTTATGGGGATATGGATATTGAATCCACTCTTCAATTTATAGATGAAGAATATTTATCATCTTTTAAAAAACAAGTGGTAGATACAGAAGTAAAAACACAAAGTACATTTTCAGTGCGAAAAGAATGTGTAGGGAAATTTGGAATTACTGATGAGGAAAATGAAACTAATAAATCTATTCACGCACTCTTTACTGCCTGTGATGACCATATGTCAACCGCCAATTTGTTAGCATTAAAAATACTTAATTATACATTAATTGACATGGAAGGAGCTCCCTTAAAGAAGGCTCTTATTGATGCAGGTATTTGTAATGATGTATCAGGTGCTTTAGAAACAAGTCTTAAACAACCTGTATGGACTATTGAGATTACAGGGTCTAATCCTGATGATAAAGAAAAATTCGCCAATATCGTTGATACGACTATAAGAAAATTAACGCTTGGCGGAATTGATAAAGAAATGCTTACTGCAGCATTGAATAGAGCCGAGTTTATTTTACGTGAAAGTGATTTTCAAGGAAAACCTAAAGGACTTTATTATGGAATTCATATCATGCAAATGTGGCTTTATGATAGAGAACCGTTGCAAGCGCTTCGATATGAAGAAAATTTAAAGATTCTTAGAAATGGCATTGATGAAGGATATTTTGAAGCTTTACTATTAAAGTATTTTGTACAAAATGAACATCAGGTGCTTGTGACTATGAATCCGGAGAAAGGATTGACAGAAAAGAAAAATTTTGCTATAGCAGAACAATTAGAAGATTTTAAACAAAGCCTCTCTGATGAGCAATTGAATCATATTATTGAAACAACTAAAGCGTTAAAAGTCAGACAAGCAAGTAGAGATACAGAAGAAGCTCTAAAGACAATACCTTTACTTTCCAGAACTGATTTGAATAAAAAAATAGAGATATTTACACAGACGGAAAGTGAAATATGTGGCATTACTCGTTTATCATATGATGATAATACATCTGGAATCACTTATTTAAATTTATTTTTTAATCTGAACAATTTAGACTCTTCTGAGGTTTCGTATGCATATTTATTGATGATGGTATTAGAATCTATGAATACTGTTAAGTATACATATGAAGATATAACACGTATATCCAATATGTATACGGGTGGGCTGAGTTTTACTGTATCCTGCTATGGTCATAAATCAAATAATGAAAAATATGTTCCTGTGGTGGTTGTTCGAGGAAAATCTCTTACAACTAATGTTGATAAAATGATGGAATTATTAGGTCAAATTCTTAATCATACTGATTATAGGGATACTAATAGATTAAAAGAACTTTTAATGGAAGAAAAAGCTGCATGGGATATGTCTTTATTTGAACGTGGGCATTCTTTAGTTATGCAACGTTTAATGTCTTATTATTCGAAAGTGGCTAAGTTTAAAGAACAAGGAAGTTTATCTTACTATTACTTTTTGAATGAATTGGTGGCTACATTTGATGAAAATTCTTCAATTATTATTGATAAATTAAAACAAGTAGCATCCAAGATTTTTGTAAAAAATAATCTTACTATACAAGAGGTTGGCGGTATAGAAGAAAGAGCTGCGGTTTCTAAACATATCCACTTATTAATAGATGATATGCTTGAAGGAGTACCTTGCAATAGTACTTATTTTGTTTTTGAAGATTCGGTTGTAAATGAAGGCTTTTTGTCATCAGGAAAAGTTCAATATGTAGCTAGAGGAGGAAATTTCCGTCAGCATGGATTTTCTTATACCGGTGTACTTCGTGTATTAGAAACTATTGTTAGATTTGATTATCTATGGAAGAATGTGCGAGTTCTAGGTGGAGCATATGGCGCGTTTACACAGTTTGCTACTAATGGTGATTCTTTCCTGTGCTCTTATAGAGATCCTAATTTATCAGAAACATTGAATGTTTATAAAAATATGCCTGAATACATTAAAAATTTTAATGTTTCTGAAAGAGAGATGACAAAATATGTAATTGGAACTATGGCATCTTCTGAAGTACAACTAACACCTCTTATGAAGGCAGAACGTGCAATGGTTATGCGTTATAGTGGAATGACAAATGAAGAACGACAACATATACGTGAAGAGATTATTAATTGTTCCGTTGAAGACATCCGAAATACGGCAGATCTTGTGAATTGTATTGTAAACGCTCCTTATTTCTGTGTGTTGGGGAGTGAAGAGAAAATTAAAGCTGAACATACATTATTTAATAAAGTTCGTTCTCTTAGGAAATAA
- the radC gene encoding RadC family protein — MLIKEMRPEEKPREKFMHSPDTVDLIDLIAILIRTGRKNHSVKDVARDVVNFFEEQYGNTGMDEPYWKDLTIIPGIGTDKAVTICAAIELGRRLSGRFYKRNLPDFNSPHKVANYFMEMLRHESQEHLYACYLNTKYKLIGKKEISRGNLNTAPADIKEIMRWGIRMKAKALILVHNHPSGFADPSESDKILTYKVFKAGKLIDVTLLDHIIIGDGIFVSLKEKGLF; from the coding sequence ATGTTAATAAAAGAAATGAGACCGGAAGAAAAACCTAGAGAAAAATTTATGCATTCACCGGATACAGTAGATTTGATTGATTTAATAGCTATTTTAATCCGGACAGGGAGAAAGAATCATTCAGTAAAAGATGTGGCTAGGGACGTAGTTAATTTTTTTGAAGAACAATATGGAAATACAGGTATGGATGAACCGTATTGGAAAGATTTAACAATCATACCGGGGATAGGGACAGATAAAGCAGTTACTATATGCGCAGCTATTGAGTTAGGTCGCAGATTGTCAGGACGGTTTTATAAAAGAAATTTACCGGATTTTAACTCTCCGCATAAAGTGGCAAATTATTTTATGGAAATGCTTAGGCATGAGAGTCAGGAACATTTGTATGCTTGTTATTTAAATACTAAGTATAAACTTATAGGGAAAAAAGAGATTAGTAGGGGGAATTTAAATACAGCACCTGCCGATATCAAAGAAATTATGCGATGGGGGATTCGTATGAAAGCAAAGGCTTTGATATTGGTCCATAATCATCCAAGTGGGTTTGCTGATCCTTCAGAGTCGGATAAGATTCTTACCTATAAGGTTTTTAAAGCTGGAAAATTAATTGATGTAACACTATTAGATCATATTATTATTGGTGATGGAATATTTGTTAGTTTAAAAGAAAAAGGACTCTTTTGA
- a CDS encoding glutamate--tRNA ligase codes for MKIRTRFAPSPTGYLHIGNIWVAFLNWLFTRQNRGSIILRIEDIDGERSKLEYIKALKEDLEWLGLDWDEGPGFTYSYGSTIQSERLGLYKSLIHKWGNNGDAYPCYCTRARIHKIASAPHRGEQLPIYDGYCRNTLTTIDEKHKIKPSWRFKIKEKETVSFSDIFHKKQYYNLMPNRDDFVIMRTDGMVAYQLAVSYDDGAMDITHVFRGEDLLSSTFYQIKLLKELGYQLPVYGHLPLLVDKEGIRLSKRQKGITIRSLRNSGITVNDIIGKLLFWAGAISKPEKISLRYAKNNISFNECHNLTKKTISI; via the coding sequence ATGAAAATACGTACAAGATTTGCCCCAAGTCCTACCGGATATTTGCATATAGGGAATATATGGGTAGCCTTTCTTAATTGGTTATTTACTCGGCAAAATAGAGGCTCTATAATATTGAGGATTGAAGATATAGATGGAGAGCGTTCTAAATTAGAATATATAAAAGCATTAAAAGAAGATTTAGAATGGTTAGGTCTTGATTGGGATGAAGGCCCCGGTTTTACTTATTCATATGGAAGCACTATTCAATCTGAACGTTTAGGACTTTATAAATCTCTTATACATAAATGGGGGAATAATGGGGATGCGTATCCGTGTTATTGTACGCGTGCACGCATCCATAAAATTGCATCAGCACCACATCGTGGGGAGCAATTACCTATTTATGATGGATATTGTCGTAATACCTTAACAACTATAGATGAAAAACATAAAATTAAACCATCATGGCGCTTTAAAATAAAAGAAAAAGAAACCGTTTCTTTTTCGGATATATTCCATAAAAAACAATATTACAATCTTATGCCAAATCGTGATGATTTTGTTATTATGAGGACAGATGGAATGGTTGCTTATCAATTAGCTGTATCTTATGATGATGGTGCTATGGATATTACTCATGTATTTAGAGGAGAAGATTTATTATCCTCAACTTTTTATCAGATAAAGTTATTAAAAGAATTAGGATATCAACTTCCTGTTTATGGACATCTTCCATTGTTAGTAGATAAAGAAGGGATTCGATTATCTAAACGGCAAAAAGGAATTACTATTCGTTCACTTAGAAATAGTGGGATAACTGTAAACGATATTATTGGAAAATTATTGTTTTGGGCAGGAGCTATTTCTAAACCGGAAAAAATTTCACTACGTTATGCAAAAAATAATATTTCTTTTAATGAATGTCATAATCTTACAAAGAAAACCATAAGTATTTAA
- a CDS encoding DUF4321 domain-containing protein produces the protein MRIGGSRGVISLILFLIVGAFLGSIIGGILESSSIEGIMPYLVTSYQVFDLKDIMVNLGIIKFHFGIQFAPSLISILGIFIAAWIFNRI, from the coding sequence ATGCGTATAGGTGGTTCTAGAGGGGTTATTTCTTTGATACTATTTTTGATTGTGGGGGCTTTTCTGGGATCTATCATAGGCGGTATCTTGGAATCCAGTTCTATCGAAGGAATTATGCCTTATTTAGTAACAAGTTATCAAGTCTTTGATTTAAAAGATATTATGGTTAATCTAGGAATTATAAAATTCCATTTTGGAATTCAATTTGCTCCCAGTTTAATCAGTATTTTAGGAATTTTTATTGCTGCTTGGATTTTTAATCGTATCTAA
- the mraZ gene encoding division/cell wall cluster transcriptional repressor MraZ — translation MFMNEYNHTIDAKGRMILPAKFREGLGNRFVLSRGIDQCLTIYPLENWEKLASSLQKLSFTKSSVRTLRRFLIGSSTEVECDKQGRVLIPSHLREYAGIKKEALVIGTGATIEIWSPEILQLTNSKEESIGELAESLDVPMDFEI, via the coding sequence ATGTTTATGAATGAATATAACCATACGATTGATGCTAAAGGTCGTATGATTCTTCCTGCTAAGTTTAGAGAAGGTTTAGGTAACCGATTTGTTCTTTCTCGGGGAATTGATCAATGTTTAACTATATATCCTTTAGAAAATTGGGAAAAATTGGCAAGTAGTCTTCAAAAACTCTCTTTCACAAAAAGTAGTGTACGTACATTGAGGCGCTTTCTTATTGGAAGTAGTACAGAAGTTGAATGTGATAAACAAGGGAGAGTACTTATTCCCTCACATCTTCGTGAATATGCAGGAATAAAAAAAGAAGCATTGGTAATTGGAACCGGTGCGACTATTGAAATTTGGAGTCCAGAAATTTTACAACTAACTAATAGCAAAGAAGAGTCTATTGGGGAATTGGCGGAATCTTTAGATGTACCTATGGATTTTGAAATATGA
- a CDS encoding cell division protein FtsL, whose protein sequence is MSSQEYLVESYQSIVTTTSARKQVQVKTGVYAKSFKKVLEIIMFAASIVGTIYFFNGAIIQKEYQMSSIRAEVMTLERENESRRMEVARLESPSRIENIAETTLGMVVPESAVYGSSDNLAHTGIVRD, encoded by the coding sequence ATGTCATCTCAAGAGTATTTGGTGGAATCGTATCAATCAATAGTTACTACTACTTCTGCTAGAAAACAAGTTCAAGTAAAAACCGGTGTATATGCTAAAAGCTTTAAAAAAGTATTGGAAATTATTATGTTTGCTGCAAGTATTGTCGGTACTATTTACTTTTTCAATGGCGCAATTATTCAAAAGGAATATCAAATGTCCAGTATCAGAGCGGAAGTAATGACTCTTGAGCGTGAAAATGAGAGTAGGCGTATGGAAGTGGCTAGATTGGAATCACCTTCTCGTATAGAAAATATTGCAGAAACTACTTTAGGGATGGTAGTTCCGGAAAGTGCTGTATATGGAAGTAGCGATAATTTGGCACATACCGGTATAGTAAGAGATTAA
- the rsmH gene encoding 16S rRNA (cytosine(1402)-N(4))-methyltransferase RsmH, with protein MAFKHKTVLLDEMINNILTNPEGIYVDCTLGGGGHSCALAQRLADTALLIGIDQDEQAIKAARERLKSIKCNYLTIRNNFSFVDENLDSVHIDKVDGFIFDLGVSSPQLDDGNRGFSYMNNGDLDMRMDQRNTLTAYEVVNTYSSEMLEKILFEYGEERWGKRIVQFILKARKENPIKTTNELVHIIKAAIPQAVRREGSHPAKRTFQAIRIEVNNELKILEQTMKDCVRRLKPGGRLGVITFQSLEDRIIKNVFKLMETACVCPPEFPVCMCHHTKEVKQIVKAQRPTEIEIKENPRARSAILRVVEKI; from the coding sequence GTGGCCTTTAAACATAAAACAGTACTACTTGATGAAATGATAAATAATATACTAACTAATCCGGAAGGTATATATGTTGACTGTACTCTTGGTGGTGGAGGACATTCTTGTGCTTTGGCACAAAGGTTAGCTGATACTGCTTTGCTTATTGGAATCGATCAAGATGAGCAGGCAATTAAAGCTGCAAGAGAACGATTAAAGTCTATTAAATGTAATTATTTAACTATACGAAATAATTTTTCATTTGTAGATGAGAATTTAGATAGCGTACATATTGATAAGGTGGATGGATTTATCTTTGATTTGGGAGTATCTTCACCACAACTTGATGATGGAAATAGAGGATTCTCTTATATGAATAATGGTGATCTGGACATGAGAATGGATCAAAGAAATACTTTAACTGCTTATGAAGTAGTTAATACTTATTCCTCGGAAATGTTAGAAAAAATTCTTTTTGAGTATGGAGAAGAACGTTGGGGGAAAAGAATTGTTCAGTTTATTTTAAAAGCTAGAAAAGAAAATCCGATTAAAACAACTAATGAATTGGTACATATCATAAAAGCGGCTATTCCACAAGCCGTTAGAAGAGAAGGCTCACATCCGGCAAAACGTACTTTTCAAGCTATAAGGATTGAAGTTAATAATGAATTAAAAATATTAGAACAAACTATGAAGGATTGTGTAAGAAGATTAAAGCCGGGTGGAAGATTAGGTGTTATTACTTTTCAATCTTTAGAAGATAGGATTATAAAAAATGTATTTAAATTGATGGAAACTGCGTGTGTGTGTCCACCTGAGTTTCCTGTTTGTATGTGTCATCATACAAAAGAAGTGAAACAGATTGTAAAAGCACAAAGACCGACAGAAATAGAAATAAAAGAAAATCCTAGAGCAAGAAGTGCTATCTTGCGTGTGGTTGAAAAAATATAA
- a CDS encoding UDP-N-acetylmuramoyl-L-alanyl-D-glutamate--2,6-diaminopimelate ligase yields MKTLERLIACTEVKSIIGNVNSEVSDITADSREVKKGSLFICLEGVHVDGHDYATVAADRGASVIIASKEINVSDLITVVYVEDTRKAMEDITPYFFDYPSKKMRMIAVTGTNGKTTTTHIIAHILRQQGYKVGVIGTLHWLINEEAYPIRNTTPDVITLQKILYRMEKAGVTHVSMEVSSHALSLNRIAGCEFDTAIFTNLTQDHLDYHKTMESYAETKARLFSLVSADKHSKPLKSGIINIDDSYATIMKSFVNKKTFCPVFTYGIENEADLQAINIKFSRQALSFDLKMDDITYSVHTKLVGRFNVYNTLAAIGAALSEGIRIDQIISALSTFTTVPGRFEIVDEGQPFTVIVDYAHTPDGLENILKTTREFTKGRIITVFGCGGDRDRKKRPIMGEIAALYSDIIIITSDNPRSEEPAFIISEIEDGVRKAINNGYVFSYEVLIDRRDAISHAIQIGKSGDTILIAGKGHETYQIIKDKIIHFDDREEARNIIRKCR; encoded by the coding sequence GTGAAAACTCTGGAAAGATTAATTGCTTGCACAGAAGTAAAATCTATAATTGGAAATGTTAACAGTGAAGTTTCTGACATTACAGCAGATTCACGCGAAGTAAAAAAAGGAAGCCTTTTTATTTGTCTTGAAGGGGTTCATGTGGATGGACATGATTATGCTACTGTAGCAGCAGATAGAGGTGCTTCAGTTATTATTGCTTCTAAAGAAATAAATGTATCCGATTTAATAACTGTTGTTTATGTAGAAGATACCAGAAAAGCTATGGAAGATATAACTCCTTATTTTTTTGATTATCCTTCAAAAAAAATGAGGATGATAGCTGTAACAGGAACAAATGGAAAAACGACAACTACACATATCATTGCACATATTTTAAGACAACAGGGATATAAAGTGGGTGTTATAGGAACTCTTCATTGGCTTATTAATGAAGAAGCATATCCGATAAGAAATACAACACCTGATGTTATTACTTTGCAGAAGATTCTTTATAGGATGGAAAAAGCAGGGGTTACACATGTATCTATGGAAGTATCTTCGCATGCATTATCTTTAAACCGTATAGCAGGTTGTGAATTTGATACGGCTATATTTACTAATCTTACACAAGATCATCTTGATTACCATAAAACTATGGAAAGTTATGCAGAAACTAAAGCGAGATTATTTTCTTTGGTTTCTGCCGATAAACATAGCAAACCATTAAAATCCGGAATTATTAATATAGATGATTCTTATGCAACTATTATGAAAAGTTTTGTAAATAAGAAAACTTTTTGTCCGGTATTTACTTATGGGATTGAAAATGAGGCGGATTTACAAGCTATAAATATTAAATTTTCTAGACAGGCTTTATCATTTGATTTAAAGATGGATGATATTACTTACTCTGTACATACAAAGTTAGTAGGACGTTTTAATGTATATAATACACTGGCTGCGATTGGTGCTGCACTTTCGGAAGGCATACGTATTGATCAAATTATTTCAGCGTTATCGACCTTTACTACTGTCCCGGGACGATTTGAAATTGTAGATGAAGGACAACCATTTACTGTTATAGTTGATTATGCACATACACCCGATGGACTTGAAAATATTTTAAAAACAACAAGAGAATTTACAAAAGGACGCATAATTACTGTATTTGGGTGTGGTGGAGATCGAGATAGAAAAAAACGTCCGATTATGGGAGAAATAGCAGCATTATATAGTGATATTATAATTATTACGAGTGATAATCCTCGTTCAGAAGAGCCTGCCTTTATTATTAGTGAAATAGAAGACGGGGTACGTAAAGCTATTAATAATGGATATGTTTTCAGTTATGAAGTGCTAATTGATAGAAGAGATGCTATTAGTCATGCTATTCAAATAGGGAAATCAGGGGATACGATTCTTATTGCGGGTAAAGGGCATGAAACTTATCAAATTATTAAAGATAAAATTATTCATTTTGATGATAGAGAAGAAGCTCGGAATATAATTAGGAAGTGTAGATAA
- the pdxS gene encoding pyridoxal 5'-phosphate synthase lyase subunit PdxS, translating into MSNHLAENIKLTQSLIGGVIMDVTTPEQAKIAEAAGASAVMALERIPADIRVAGGVSRMSDPEMIKGIQDAVSIPVMAKCRIGHFAEAQILEAIGIDYIDESEVLSPADNIYHIDKAQFKAPFVCGARNLGEALRRVAEGACMIRTKGEAGTGDVVQAVSHMRAMNKDIRRIQTLREDELYEAAKEMQVPYNLLQYVHEHGKLPVVNFAAGGVATPADASLMMQLGAEGVFVGSGIFKSGDPQKRAVAIVEAVRNYKDAKKLAEVSAGLGEAMVGINEDEIAVLMAERGK; encoded by the coding sequence ATGAGTAACCATTTAGCTGAAAATATCAAATTAACACAGTCTTTAATAGGTGGAGTAATTATGGATGTTACCACGCCTGAACAGGCAAAAATTGCTGAGGCAGCAGGTGCTTCTGCAGTTATGGCATTAGAAAGAATTCCTGCTGATATTCGTGTAGCAGGTGGTGTATCTCGTATGAGTGATCCGGAAATGATTAAAGGTATTCAGGACGCAGTATCCATTCCGGTTATGGCAAAATGTCGTATTGGTCATTTTGCAGAAGCACAGATTTTAGAAGCTATTGGCATTGATTATATTGATGAAAGTGAAGTGTTATCTCCGGCAGATAATATTTATCATATAGATAAAGCACAGTTTAAGGCACCTTTTGTATGTGGTGCAAGAAATTTAGGAGAAGCTCTTCGTCGTGTGGCAGAAGGTGCGTGCATGATTCGTACTAAAGGCGAAGCCGGTACCGGTGATGTTGTGCAAGCTGTTAGTCATATGAGAGCAATGAATAAAGATATCAGAAGAATTCAGACATTGAGAGAAGATGAGTTGTATGAAGCTGCTAAGGAAATGCAAGTACCTTATAATCTGCTTCAATATGTTCATGAACATGGTAAATTACCGGTAGTAAATTTTGCAGCTGGTGGTGTAGCAACGCCTGCTGATGCTTCTTTGATGATGCAACTTGGTGCAGAAGGTGTATTTGTGGGATCCGGTATTTTTAAATCTGGAGACCCGCAGAAGAGAGCAGTAGCTATCGTTGAAGCAGTACGTAATTATAAAGATGCTAAGAAATTAGCAGAAGTATCTGCCGGTTTAGGTGAAGCAATGGTTGGGATTAATGAAGACGAAATTGCAGTTCTTATGGCAGAAAGAGGCAAATAA
- a CDS encoding aspartate kinase translates to MALYVKKFGGSSVATLEKMRHIVSRVLNDKKEEDQIIIVVSAMGNTTDDLLHLASKVENNPFNREMDMLISTGEQVSISLMAMIFNSMGTPAISLTGAQAGIIAEGVFGKGNIVDIKPERVFKALNEGKVVIVAGFQGITPQGDIITLGRGGSDTTAVALAGAMEADICEIYTDVKGVYSADPRIVPNAIKMKEITNAEMLELARLGAGVMHPQSVAMGKRYHVPIHVRSTFTHESGTIIKDSYSKQMESNLICGVAQDDNVARIAVLGLENMPGTAGMLFSELASNEVPVDMIVQSARKLDDKTIDIIFTVASTDLHQAKFVLEQMKKQGKINKVMYDDNCAKVSIVGPEMLGTPGVAARIFGSLGKDNINIDIVSTSKNSISCLIPRTYINKAICAIHDEFFK, encoded by the coding sequence ATGGCATTATATGTAAAAAAATTTGGTGGTAGTTCTGTTGCTACTTTAGAAAAAATGCGCCATATTGTTTCGCGTGTATTGAATGATAAAAAAGAAGAAGATCAAATTATAATTGTAGTTTCTGCTATGGGAAATACTACTGATGATTTACTTCATCTTGCATCCAAAGTAGAAAATAATCCTTTTAATCGAGAAATGGATATGTTAATTTCTACGGGAGAACAAGTTTCTATTTCACTTATGGCTATGATATTTAACTCGATGGGAACACCTGCTATTTCTTTAACTGGTGCTCAAGCCGGTATTATTGCTGAGGGTGTTTTTGGAAAAGGCAATATTGTAGATATAAAACCTGAAAGAGTGTTTAAAGCTTTAAATGAAGGGAAAGTAGTTATAGTAGCCGGATTCCAAGGTATTACTCCTCAAGGGGATATTATAACTTTAGGTAGAGGAGGTAGTGATACTACGGCTGTAGCATTAGCAGGAGCTATGGAAGCTGATATTTGTGAAATATATACAGATGTAAAAGGTGTATATTCTGCAGATCCTCGTATAGTACCTAATGCAATTAAGATGAAAGAAATAACTAATGCGGAAATGTTGGAATTAGCAAGACTTGGAGCAGGTGTAATGCACCCACAAAGTGTAGCTATGGGAAAACGCTATCATGTACCGATTCATGTAAGATCTACTTTTACACATGAATCGGGGACTATTATTAAAGATTCGTATTCTAAACAAATGGAATCCAATTTAATTTGTGGGGTTGCACAAGATGACAATGTAGCCAGAATAGCTGTACTGGGTCTTGAAAATATGCCGGGAACAGCAGGAATGCTATTTTCTGAATTGGCTAGCAACGAAGTGCCTGTAGATATGATTGTTCAAAGTGCTCGTAAATTGGATGATAAGACCATTGATATTATTTTTACTGTTGCCAGTACGGATTTACATCAAGCAAAATTTGTTTTAGAGCAGATGAAGAAACAAGGAAAAATTAATAAAGTTATGTATGATGATAATTGCGCTAAGGTTTCTATTGTAGGACCTGAAATGCTTGGAACCCCAGGGGTGGCTGCACGTATTTTTGGTTCATTAGGAAAAGATAATATTAATATTGATATTGTAAGTACTTCAAAAAACAGCATATCTTGTTTAATACCAAGAACCTATATAAATAAAGCAATATGTGCAATTCATGACGAATTTTTTAAATGA